From the genome of Pelmatolapia mariae isolate MD_Pm_ZW linkage group LG12, Pm_UMD_F_2, whole genome shotgun sequence, one region includes:
- the LOC134638354 gene encoding nuclear factor 7, brain-like — protein MAEKLVENYLSCYVCSETFRDPVSLSCDHNFCSSCLQKFWEQAKNQNCPICKRKSSKDYQDVNFALKELADSFTKRQKVGSSETLKEKKVSEMICSKHEEVPKLFCVDEKRAVCTVCEFSLHQSHKVVPVEEAVSDLKEQLKSDLKSLQDKRNKYKQVEETYNEMREHMKKQLLSTERQIRAEFNKLQQFLKEEEESRLAALREEEEQKGRTISREMKMIEEQISSLSDSISAVEEELQKHSVPFLSSYKDTQSRARAQSSVSDPQLVSGALIDVAKHLGNLSFRVWEKMKEKVHFSPVILDPNTAHSSLYLSDDLTSVRHGDTKQQLPDNPERNTYYITVFGSESFSSGKHSWEVEVGDHPSYFVGLAKESLDRKGMSFGSPDCGFWCLLYCNGKYFNRDGQTLTLKKSLQRIRVQLDYDMGEVSFYDPEDMTLIYTHRDTFTEKLFPYFSFGEDGSRKTSDIKICETEI, from the coding sequence ATGGCTGAGAAACTTGTGGAAAATTACCTGAGCTGCTATGTGTGTTCAGAGACTTTCAGAGatcctgtgtctctgagctgcgACCACAACTTCTGTTCAAGCTGCCTGCAGAAATTCTGGGAACAAGCTAAAAACCAAAACTGTCccatttgtaaaagaaaatcttcaAAAGATTATCAAGATGTGAACTTTGCACTAAAAGAACTTGCTGACTCTTTTACTAAGAGACAGAAAGTTGGATCATCTGAGAcactaaaagaaaagaaggtGTCGGAAATGATTTGCAGTAAACATGAGGAAGTGCCTAAACTGTTCTGTGTGGACGAGAAGAGAGCTGTGTGTACCGTGTGTGAGTTTTCTCTCCACCAGAGTCACAAAGTGGTTCCTGTAGAAGAAGCAGTCAGTGACctgaaggagcagctgaaatctGACTTAAAGTCTCTGCAGGACAAGaggaacaaatacaaacaagtgGAGGAAACATACAATGAAATGAGGGAACAcatgaagaagcagctgttgtccacagagaggcagatcagagcagagttcaacaagctccagcagttcctgaaagaggaagaggagtccagactggcagctctgagggaggaagaggagcagaaggggAGGACTATCAGCAGAGAGATGAAGATGATTGAAGAGCAGATCTCCTCTCTGTCAGACAGCATCTCTGCTGTTGAAgaagagctgcagaaacacagcgtGCCATTCCTCAGCAGTTATAAAGACACTCAGAGCAGAGCCAGAGCCCAGAGCTCAGTGTCAGATCCACAGCTGGTCTCAGGAGCACTGATAGATgtggccaaacacctgggcaacctgtccttcagagtgtgggagaagatgaaggagaaggtCCACTTCAGTCCTgtcattctggacccaaacactgcacactcctctctctatctgtctgatgatctgaccagtgtgagacATGGAGACACaaaacagcagcttcctgataatccagagagaaACACTTACTACATAACTGTTTTTGGCTCTGAGAGTTTCAgctcagggaaacacagctgggaggtggaggtgggagaCCATCCTAGCTATTTTGTAGGTTTAGCTAAAGAGTCACTTGACAGGAAGGGGATGTCTTTTGGCTCACCAGACTGTGGATTCTGGTGTTTGTTGTATTGTAATGGAAAATACTTTAACCGTGACGGTCAGACTCTCACACTGAAGAAGAgtctccagaggatcagagtccAGCTGGACTATGACATGGGGGAGGTGTCCTTCTATGACCCTGAAGACATGACTCTGATCTACACTCACAGAGACACTTTCACTGAGAAACTCTTCCCATATTTCAGTTTTGGAGAGGATGGAAGTCGAAAAACATCTGATATCAAAATCTGTGagactgagatttga
- the LOC135933689 gene encoding nuclear factor 7, brain-like: MEDQMHSLTHLANFDQNEVADKYDGINTARLSETVKEKKMVEMSCNQHQKESKLFCVDEQRAVCPVCEFSLHQSHKVVPVEEAVSDLKEQLKSDLKSLQEKRNKYKQVEETYNEMSEHMKKQLLSTERQIRAEFKKLQQFLKEEEESRLAALREEEEQKGRTISREMKMIEEQISSLSDSISAVEEELQKHSVPFLSSYKDTQSRARAQSSVSDPQLVSGALIDVAKHLGNLSFRVWEKMKEKVHFSPVILDPNTANCCLYLSDDLTSVRLGDTKQQLPDNPERNTYYITVFGSEGFSSGKHSWEVEVGDHPSYFVGLAKESLDRKGMSFGSPDCGFWCLLYCNEKYFNRDGQPLILKKSLQRIRVQLDYDRGEVSFYDPEDMTLIYTHRDTFTEKLFPYFSFGEDGSRKTSDIKICQTEI, translated from the coding sequence ATGGAAGATCAAATGCACTCTCTTACCCATCTGGCCAACTTTGATCAGAATGAAGTGGCTGATAAGTATGATGGGATAAATACAGCTCGATTATCCGAgacagtaaaagaaaagaagatggTGGAAATGTCTTGCAATCAACACCAAAAAGAATCTAAACTGTTCTGTGTGGACGAGCAGAGAGCTGTGTGTCCTGTGTGTGAGTTTTCTCTCCACCAGAGTCACAAAGTGGTTCCTGTAGAAGAAGCAGTCAGTGACctgaaggagcagctgaaatctGACTTAAAGTCTCTGCAGGAAAAGaggaacaaatacaaacaagtggaggaaacatacaatgaaatgagtgaacacatgaagaagcagctgttgtccacagagaggcagatcagAGCAGAGTTCAAGAAGCTCCAGCAGTtcctgaaagaggaagaggagtccagactggcagctctgagggaggaagaggagcagaaggggAGGACTATCAGCAGAGAGATGAAGATGATTGAGGAGCAGATCTCCTCTCTGTCAGACAGCATCTCTGCTGTTGAAgaagagctgcagaaacacagcgtGCCATTCCTCAGCAGTTATAAAGACACTCAGAGCAGAGCCAGAGCCCAGAGCTCAGTGTCAGATCCACAGCTGGTCTCAGGAGCACTGATAGATgtggccaaacacctgggcaacctgtccttcagagtgtgggagaagatgaaggagaaggtCCACTTCAGTCCTgtcattctggacccaaacactgcaaaCTGCTGTCTCTATCTGTCTGAtgatctgaccagtgtgagacTTGGAGACACaaaacagcagcttcctgataatccagagagaaACACTTATTACATAACTGTTTTTGGCTCTGAGGGTTTCAgctcagggaaacacagctgggaggtggaggtgggagaCCATCCTAGCTATTTTGTAGGTTTAGCTAAAGAGTCACTTGACAGGAAGGGGATGTCTTTTGGCTCACCAGACTGTGGATTCTGGTGTTTGTTGTATTGTAATGAAAAATACTTTAACCGTGACGGTCAGCCTCTCATACTGAAGAAGAgtctccagaggatcagagtccAGCTGGACTATGACAGGGGGGAGGTGTCCTTCTATGACCCTGAAGACATGACTCTGATCTACACCCACAGAGACACTTTCACTGAGAAACTCTTCCCATATTTCAGTTTTGGAGAGGATGGAAGTCGAAAAACATCTGATATCAAAATCTGTcagactgagatttga